TGACGAACCGTCAGATGGAGGCGGCGCGCGTCGCCATCGTTCGACATCTGCGCCGAGGCGGAAAGATCACGTTTCGCATCTTTCCCGACAAACCTTACACCAAGCGGGCCGCAGAGACGCGAATGGGGTCTGGAAAGGGCAGCGTGGAGGGTTGGGTGGCCGTGGTCAAGCGCGGCCGGATCATCTTGGAATTGGCCGGCGTTCCCGAAGCGGACGCGATGGAAGCGTTGCGTCGAGCCTGTCATAAGCTTCCGATCAAGACAAAGATTGTGGGACGGCTGGATGTCAGCGCCCATGCTGCAAAGGAGGTCAAGGATGAGAGCGACGAAAGCTAAAGACTACCGATCGATGGCTTACAACGACCTCTTGGAAGAGTTAGAGGACAAGAAAAAGGCGCTCTATCGTTTGCGCGTACAGGTGAGCCTGATGCAGATGAAGGATACGGCCAGTCTGAACTATGCCAAAAAGGACATCGCGCGGATCATGACCGTCATTAACGAGAAGCAGCGCGAGCAGGCGTAAGGAAAAGAGGAAATGAGCGAAAAGGAAACTCGAACCCTAGAAGAGGCTGGCGAGTACGCGGGCAAGAAAAAGACCCGCATCGGTCGCGTCGTCAGCGACAAGATGGACAAAACGGTCGTCGTGCTGATCGAGCGGACGATGCGACACCCCATCTATCACAAAACCGTGCGCCGATCCACCAAGTATCAAGCGCACAGCGAAAACAACGATTGCCATGTGGGCGATCTGGTCGAAATAGTTGAGACGAGGCCCATGAGCCGCCACAAGAGGTGGCGCGTGCGGGCCGTTATCGAGAAGGCAAAGTAAGAAAGGCTAGGTGAACGACAATGGTACAGCAATATTCCCGGTTGCGCGTGGCGGACAATTCCGGCGCTCGCGAGGTGTTAGTCATCCGCGTTATGAAGGGCTCCAACGCCCGATATGGCGGCGTGGGCGACATCATCGTGGCGGCGGTCAAGGATGCCGCGCCTAATATGCCGGTGAAGAAGGGCGAAGTGGTCAAGGCCGTCATCGTAAGGACCAAGCACGTCATCAAGCGGCCCGACGGCACCAGTTTGCGGTTTGACGACAACGCCTGCGTGCTGATCAACCCGGCCTTAGAGCCGAGAGGCACTCGCATCTTCGGCCCCGTCGCAAGAGAGCTGCGCGAGAGGAACTTCATGCGAATCGTCTCGCTCGCTCCCGAGGTGCTTTGACAATGATCAAGAAACTGAGCAAGCCGTTAAGAATGAAGATCAAGCGCGGCGATACCGTAACGGTCATCGCTGGCAAAGACAAAGGCAAACAGGGCAAAGTGCTGCGCGTTCTGCCGACCGTCAATCGCGTCGTCGTCGAAGGCGTGAACATGGTAACCAAGCACAAGAAGAAAGTTCCGACGGCCAAAGGCGCTCAGGAGTTCGGACGCTTTCAGATGCCCGCGCCGCTGCACGCCAGCAACCTGATGGTGGTGGATAAGGATACGGGCAAACCGACGAGAGTGCGCCGAGCCCGAAACGCCGAGGGCAAACTGGTGCGCGTTTCAAAGGCCGGTCAGATATTGGACGCGGAGTCGTAATCGAGGCGATAAAGAATGGCAAAGAAAGAAACGCAAGAGAAAAAGCAGAAGGGCGCCGCGGTCGCAGAGGGGCGCGCGCAGGCGGGCTTCGAAACCCAGTTAAAAAAGCGATACGCCACCGAGATCGCGCCAGAGCTGGCCAAACAGTTCAACCTGGCTAACCCGATGGAGATCCCGAAACTGACCAAAGTCGTGCTGAACATGGGCGTCGGCGAGGGCGAAAAAGACTCCAAGCAACTGGACAACGCCGTGCGCGAGATGACCATCATCTCGGCTCAAAAGCCGGTCGTAACGGTTGCCAAGAAGCCAATCTCGAACTTCAAGATTCGCGAAAACTACA
This DNA window, taken from Armatimonadota bacterium, encodes the following:
- the rplN gene encoding 50S ribosomal protein L14 — encoded protein: MVQQYSRLRVADNSGAREVLVIRVMKGSNARYGGVGDIIVAAVKDAAPNMPVKKGEVVKAVIVRTKHVIKRPDGTSLRFDDNACVLINPALEPRGTRIFGPVARELRERNFMRIVSLAPEVL
- the rplP gene encoding 50S ribosomal protein L16; translation: MLMPKRLKHRKHHRGRMKGVAKGATEVHFGQWGIQALEPCWLTNRQMEAARVAIVRHLRRGGKITFRIFPDKPYTKRAAETRMGSGKGSVEGWVAVVKRGRIILELAGVPEADAMEALRRACHKLPIKTKIVGRLDVSAHAAKEVKDESDES
- the rpsQ gene encoding 30S ribosomal protein S17; its protein translation is MSEKETRTLEEAGEYAGKKKTRIGRVVSDKMDKTVVVLIERTMRHPIYHKTVRRSTKYQAHSENNDCHVGDLVEIVETRPMSRHKRWRVRAVIEKAK
- the rplX gene encoding 50S ribosomal protein L24, whose product is MKIKRGDTVTVIAGKDKGKQGKVLRVLPTVNRVVVEGVNMVTKHKKKVPTAKGAQEFGRFQMPAPLHASNLMVVDKDTGKPTRVRRARNAEGKLVRVSKAGQILDAES
- the rplE gene encoding 50S ribosomal protein L5; the protein is MAKKETQEKKQKGAAVAEGRAQAGFETQLKKRYATEIAPELAKQFNLANPMEIPKLTKVVLNMGVGEGEKDSKQLDNAVREMTIISAQKPVVTVAKKPISNFKIRENYKIGCKVTLRGDRMYVFLEKLINIVLPRIRDFNGVSPKSFDGRGNYSLGVKEQIIFPEIVYDEIDRARGMDITICTSARTDEMAYALLKQLGMPFRER
- the rpmC gene encoding 50S ribosomal protein L29, whose amino-acid sequence is MRATKAKDYRSMAYNDLLEELEDKKKALYRLRVQVSLMQMKDTASLNYAKKDIARIMTVINEKQREQA